Proteins encoded by one window of Ramlibacter tataouinensis:
- a CDS encoding metal-sulfur cluster assembly factor — MIEDLPFPFELPEELQLPVLEALQRVVDPEVAMNIVDVGLVYGVQLAGQEIQLEITMTSAACPVADVIMDDIERELDRVLPLEYTVRTELVWDPPWTPDRMSESARNFMGW, encoded by the coding sequence ATGATCGAAGACCTGCCGTTCCCGTTCGAGCTGCCCGAGGAGCTGCAGCTGCCGGTGCTGGAGGCGCTGCAGCGCGTGGTCGATCCCGAGGTGGCGATGAACATCGTCGACGTCGGGCTGGTGTATGGCGTGCAGCTGGCCGGCCAGGAGATCCAGCTGGAGATCACCATGACCTCGGCCGCCTGCCCGGTGGCCGACGTCATCATGGACGACATCGAGCGCGAGCTCGACCGCGTCCTGCCGCTCGAGTACACCGTCCGCACCGAACTCGTCTGGGATCCGCCCTGGACACCCGATCGCATGAGCGAATCGGCCCGCAACTTCATGGGCTGGTGA
- the nirK gene encoding copper-containing nitrite reductase: MKAPKFAPTAVAVALLFAAAPLIGSVGATVVTGKNAGAAAPATVAAKAKASAAAGQVHKITLKTGMAGGKMVYLDEKGNANPVLKGKVGDTLEITIASGEGAEHDIVFPELNVNSAKFSGKAVVKVSVPLTKAGKFTYLCSIPGHRQIGMEGVLEVEGPAGAAAAAAPAAVKTVALGAAAADARAIAPAAAHAVSISMDPNAVPRSPGARAPQLVKYHIETVELEGKLDDGTTFTYWTFGKKVPGPMLRVKQGDTVELTLANNPNSKAVHSIDLHSVTGGHGGGEHTQVAPGESKTIRFQVLNPGLYVYHCATPSVPHHISAGMYGMILVEPPQGLPKVDKEFYVMQGDLYTSHAYGTKGHHEYSHQRADDELPTYYTFNGAVGALGKEHKMSAKVGETVRVYFGVGGPNKVSSFHVIGEIFDKVYSEGSITTVKNDVQTTLVAPGGATIVDFKVNYPGKYILVDHALSRAGKGLSGVLEVTGPADSKIYQPLDGGKHADH, from the coding sequence ATGAAAGCCCCGAAGTTCGCCCCCACCGCCGTTGCCGTCGCCCTGCTGTTCGCGGCGGCACCCCTGATCGGCTCGGTCGGTGCGACCGTGGTGACCGGCAAGAACGCCGGCGCCGCCGCCCCGGCGACCGTAGCCGCCAAGGCCAAGGCCTCCGCCGCCGCCGGCCAGGTCCACAAGATCACGCTCAAGACCGGCATGGCCGGCGGCAAGATGGTCTACCTGGACGAGAAGGGCAACGCAAACCCGGTGCTCAAGGGCAAGGTCGGCGACACGCTGGAGATCACCATCGCCAGCGGCGAAGGCGCCGAACACGACATCGTGTTCCCCGAGCTGAACGTCAACTCGGCCAAGTTCAGCGGCAAGGCCGTGGTCAAGGTGAGCGTGCCGCTGACGAAGGCCGGCAAGTTCACCTACCTCTGCTCCATCCCCGGCCACAGGCAGATCGGCATGGAAGGCGTGCTGGAGGTCGAAGGCCCGGCCGGCGCTGCCGCGGCCGCCGCTCCGGCCGCGGTGAAGACGGTCGCCCTCGGCGCCGCCGCTGCCGACGCCAGGGCGATCGCCCCGGCTGCCGCCCACGCCGTGAGCATCTCGATGGACCCGAACGCGGTGCCCAGGTCGCCCGGCGCGCGCGCCCCGCAACTGGTGAAGTACCACATCGAGACGGTGGAACTGGAAGGCAAGCTGGACGACGGCACCACCTTCACCTACTGGACCTTCGGCAAGAAGGTGCCCGGCCCGATGCTGCGGGTCAAGCAGGGCGACACGGTGGAGCTGACCCTGGCCAACAACCCGAACAGCAAGGCGGTGCACTCGATCGACCTGCACTCGGTGACCGGCGGCCACGGCGGCGGCGAGCACACCCAGGTGGCGCCCGGCGAATCCAAGACGATCCGCTTCCAGGTGCTCAACCCCGGCCTGTACGTCTACCACTGCGCAACGCCTTCGGTGCCGCACCACATCTCGGCCGGCATGTACGGGATGATCCTGGTCGAGCCGCCGCAGGGCCTGCCCAAGGTGGACAAGGAGTTCTACGTGATGCAGGGCGACCTGTACACCTCGCACGCCTACGGCACCAAGGGCCACCACGAGTACAGCCACCAGCGCGCCGACGACGAGCTGCCCACCTACTACACCTTCAACGGTGCGGTGGGAGCGCTCGGCAAGGAGCACAAGATGAGCGCCAAGGTCGGCGAGACGGTGCGGGTCTACTTCGGCGTCGGCGGCCCGAACAAGGTCTCCTCGTTCCACGTGATCGGCGAGATCTTCGACAAGGTCTACAGCGAGGGCTCGATCACCACGGTCAAGAACGACGTGCAGACCACCCTGGTGGCCCCCGGCGGCGCGACCATCGTGGACTTCAAGGTCAACTACCCCGGCAAGTACATCCTGGTCGACCACGCCCTCTCGCGCGCCGGCAAGGGCCTGAGCGGCGTGCTGGAAGTCACCGGCCCGGCCGACTCGAAGATCTACCAGCCGCTGGACGGCGGCAAGCACGCGGACCACTGA
- a CDS encoding nitric-oxide reductase large subunit has product MKSNNLLWRWLGFIFVLSFGALGYLGWQIYQSAPPIPNQVVTTKGEVLFTGEQIRQGQQVWLAAGGQQQGSVWGHGAYLAPDWSADWLHREAVALRELRAKAIKSDPAALSAGERGAVDASLKEEMRANTYDAATGNVTVSPQRAQAIRETAAHYLALFGNDQSLDKLRSQYSMVEDNVPDRADREALAAFFFWTSWSATTDRPGETGLSYTSNWPHEPLVGNTLTASAAVWSMASIILLLAAIAAMLWLFGAGKHEDEPQPPKADPLAGVVATPSMKATRKYFFVVVGLILLQIAMGILTAHYTVEGNALFGIPLGEVLPYVTSRTIHTQVGIFWIATAWLATGLYLAPMLGGKEPKFQKLGVDFLFYALVAIVVGSTATGWLGTLQRSGTDFSFWLGNQGLEFTSMGRIWQYLLFVGLILWAVLLGRALWPALKTPSESRGLIAMVFLSATCIAGFYATSLTWGQHTHYSMVEYWRWWLVHLWVEGFFEVFATAAIALIFTKVGLVRASSANRAIVAETIVFLFGGILGTLHHLYFTGTPTSVIAIGAVFSALEVVPLTLIGLEALATWRRTQGVAWLQAYKWPVLFFVAVGFWNTVGAGLLGFAINPPAALYYVQGLNMTPAHGHAALFGVYGMLGIGLMLFCLRGLYARHLHADNLLKPAFWALNIGLAGMVFLSLLPAGIYQAWASITEGLWYARSPEIVQSAVMHTLVWMRVPGDIVFAGGAAILAVYVLRLLGRGGRREAKVPVGAATARR; this is encoded by the coding sequence ATGAAAAGCAACAACCTGTTGTGGCGCTGGCTGGGATTCATATTCGTCCTGTCCTTCGGCGCCCTCGGCTACCTGGGCTGGCAGATCTACCAGTCGGCCCCGCCCATCCCCAACCAGGTGGTCACCACCAAGGGCGAGGTGCTGTTCACCGGCGAGCAGATCCGCCAGGGCCAGCAGGTCTGGCTCGCGGCCGGCGGCCAGCAGCAGGGCTCCGTCTGGGGCCACGGCGCCTACCTGGCGCCCGACTGGTCGGCCGACTGGCTGCACCGCGAGGCGGTGGCGCTGCGCGAGCTGCGCGCCAAGGCGATCAAGAGCGATCCGGCCGCCCTGAGCGCCGGCGAGCGCGGCGCCGTCGATGCCTCCCTCAAGGAGGAGATGCGCGCCAACACCTATGACGCCGCCACCGGCAACGTCACGGTGTCGCCGCAGCGCGCGCAGGCGATCCGCGAGACTGCCGCGCACTACCTGGCCCTGTTCGGCAACGACCAGAGCCTGGACAAGCTGCGTTCGCAGTACTCGATGGTGGAGGACAACGTGCCGGACCGCGCCGACCGCGAGGCGCTGGCCGCGTTCTTCTTCTGGACCTCCTGGTCGGCCACCACCGACCGCCCCGGCGAGACCGGCCTGTCGTACACCAGCAACTGGCCGCACGAGCCGCTGGTCGGCAACACCCTGACCGCCTCGGCCGCCGTCTGGTCGATGGCCAGCATCATCCTGCTGCTGGCCGCCATCGCCGCCATGCTGTGGCTGTTCGGCGCCGGCAAGCACGAGGACGAGCCGCAGCCGCCCAAGGCCGATCCGCTGGCGGGCGTGGTCGCCACGCCGTCCATGAAGGCCACCCGCAAGTACTTCTTCGTGGTGGTGGGCCTGATCCTGCTGCAGATCGCGATGGGCATCCTGACCGCCCACTACACCGTGGAAGGCAACGCCCTGTTCGGCATCCCGCTGGGCGAAGTGCTGCCCTACGTGACCAGCCGCACCATCCACACCCAGGTCGGCATCTTCTGGATCGCCACCGCCTGGCTGGCCACCGGCCTGTACCTCGCGCCCATGCTGGGCGGCAAGGAACCGAAGTTCCAGAAGCTCGGGGTCGACTTCCTGTTCTACGCGCTGGTCGCCATCGTGGTCGGCTCGACCGCGACCGGCTGGCTCGGCACCCTGCAGCGCAGCGGCACCGACTTCTCCTTCTGGCTGGGCAACCAGGGCCTGGAGTTCACCAGCATGGGCCGCATCTGGCAGTACCTGCTGTTCGTGGGCCTGATCCTGTGGGCCGTGCTGCTGGGCCGCGCCCTGTGGCCGGCGCTGAAGACGCCGTCGGAGAGCCGCGGCCTGATCGCCATGGTGTTCCTGTCGGCCACCTGCATCGCGGGCTTCTACGCCACCTCGCTCACCTGGGGCCAGCACACCCACTACTCGATGGTCGAGTACTGGCGCTGGTGGCTGGTCCACCTGTGGGTGGAAGGCTTCTTCGAGGTGTTCGCCACCGCTGCCATCGCGCTGATCTTCACCAAGGTGGGCCTGGTGCGCGCCTCCAGCGCCAACCGCGCCATCGTCGCCGAGACCATCGTGTTCCTGTTCGGCGGCATCCTGGGCACGCTGCACCACCTGTACTTCACCGGCACGCCGACCTCGGTGATCGCCATCGGCGCCGTGTTCTCGGCGCTGGAAGTGGTGCCGCTGACGCTGATCGGCCTGGAGGCGCTCGCCACCTGGCGCCGCACGCAGGGCGTGGCCTGGCTGCAGGCCTACAAGTGGCCCGTGCTGTTCTTCGTCGCCGTGGGCTTCTGGAACACGGTGGGCGCCGGCCTGCTGGGCTTCGCCATCAACCCGCCCGCCGCGCTGTACTACGTGCAGGGCCTGAACATGACGCCGGCCCACGGCCACGCCGCCCTGTTCGGTGTCTACGGCATGCTGGGCATCGGCCTGATGCTGTTCTGCCTGCGCGGCCTGTATGCGCGCCACCTGCACGCCGACAACCTGCTCAAGCCCGCCTTCTGGGCGCTGAACATCGGCCTGGCCGGCATGGTGTTCTTGTCGCTGCTGCCGGCCGGCATCTACCAGGCCTGGGCCAGCATCACCGAGGGCCTGTGGTACGCCCGCTCGCCCGAGATCGTGCAGTCCGCCGTCATGCACACGCTGGTGTGGATGCGGGTGCCGGGCGACATCGTCTTCGCCGGGGGCGCCGCGATCCTGGCGGTCTACGTGCTGCGCCTGCTCGGCCGCGGCGGCCGGCGCGAAGCCAAGGTACCGGTGGGGGCTGCCACGGCACGCCGCTGA
- a CDS encoding RrF2 family transcriptional regulator has translation MKLTAFTDYSLRVLIYLASRPGQRATIAQVAQAFQVSENHLVKVVHFLGKAGWLKNVRGKGGGLELARPADRIGIADVVRDAEGDTRVAECFGGQGSCVIGPVCKLRNVMGDAVAAFYAVLARYTLEDLVRNRDELAAILFQPVAGQEPARSRA, from the coding sequence ATGAAACTCACCGCCTTCACCGACTACAGCCTGCGCGTGCTGATCTACCTGGCCAGCCGGCCCGGCCAGCGCGCCACCATCGCCCAGGTCGCCCAGGCCTTCCAGGTCTCGGAGAACCACCTGGTCAAGGTGGTGCACTTCCTGGGCAAGGCCGGCTGGCTGAAGAACGTGCGCGGCAAGGGCGGCGGCCTGGAGCTGGCCCGCCCGGCCGACCGCATCGGCATCGCCGACGTGGTGCGCGACGCCGAGGGCGACACCCGCGTGGCCGAATGCTTCGGCGGCCAGGGCAGTTGCGTGATCGGCCCCGTGTGCAAGCTGCGCAATGTCATGGGCGATGCCGTGGCGGCCTTCTATGCCGTGCTGGCCCGCTATACGCTCGAGGACCTGGTGCGCAACCGCGACGAGCTGGCCGCCATCCTGTTCCAACCCGTGGCCGGCCAGGAGCCGGCAAGGAGCCGCGCATGA
- a CDS encoding DUF2249 domain-containing protein, with protein MTTAASRIDVRSIAPRERHPLIFSTFGALATGQSLELVNDHDPRPLYYQFNDQMPGQFEWTYLEQGPETWRVAITRLKAPHGTNGSCCGSCGG; from the coding sequence ATGACGACGGCAGCATCCCGCATCGACGTTCGCAGCATCGCCCCGCGCGAGCGCCATCCGCTGATCTTCTCCACCTTCGGCGCGCTCGCCACGGGCCAGTCGCTGGAGCTGGTCAACGACCACGATCCCCGGCCGCTGTACTACCAGTTCAACGACCAGATGCCCGGCCAGTTCGAGTGGACCTACCTCGAGCAGGGCCCCGAGACCTGGCGCGTGGCCATCACCCGCCTGAAGGCCCCGCACGGCACCAACGGCTCGTGCTGCGGCTCGTGCGGAGGCTGA